From the genome of Alicyclobacillus sp. SO9:
CTCGTGAAACTGGACAGTCTGGAAGGATTCAAGGAAGCTGGCTATGAGTTCAACCATTATGATCGTGTGGTATTGAAGGATGTCGAGTCAGGCCGAACTGGGTGGGGGTATATAGCGGGGCCAAGGATTCGAACTGCGATCTATCCAGCCATCAGTTCGGGAGACTGGAAGTTGCTCGCCAGAAAGTTTGAAAATATGAATCAAATCTGCTGGCGTTAGCGTCCGCTGATAGCGAGCCATAAGTTCGTAATATGGTATTAAATTGAAGTGTGTGTTGGGCCCTGAGCCCCCTGGATTTCCGCCATTGGATAAATCAAACCCGTTCACCAGCAAAATAAGACATACTAACAATGAAGACAATACAAAGTGCATGGAGTATTTACTCAGCTTATAGACCTTGTTCCATTTGTTTTCTCTCTTTTCTCTCATTAACTCACCCAAAGCGGCTCACTTTGGTAGCGGCGAGACCATAGCGCTATTGGAAAACAATACATATTTTGATAGGACAGCATTTCAAGAATTTTGCAAACGATACAGGGCTCAAGACCCAACGATTTGGCAACCGGATAACAAGGTGCTAACAGCGGGTGCGGCACCACAGCAATTGCACATGACGGCAAAGAAGCACGCCGTATTGGTTCCTGAAACAATGTTAGATGTGGAATGGGCACATGTTATTGCTCCAAAGGCGCGGTTGGTTATTGTGGGAACTTACGGACTATCTAAATCTAGGTTGAACAAAATCTTGACTACATATCATGTATCCGTAGTGTCTGACTCTCACACCGGAATTTACCTTGGTACCCGTAGTCTTGGTAATCCCAAGCCATTGCAATATGTTTCATGGGCTGCCAAGCACCATGCAGTGTTCACAGCATCTGGTGATGGTGGATCCCTGCTTGAGAAAGAGGCCAATATTCCGCAGGTGGTATTTGTGGGAGGGACACAACTCAATCCATTTGATAAGACGTTTAACATGAGAAGTTTTCCAACTTGGCCGGCGGAAGGATATGGACATGCCGTATTTCAAATTCCAGCACTTCCTTATCAGCGTTCCATTGCAGGATACTGGCGGCGGACTCCAGACGTCGTGTGGCAGGCTGGATATCCAGGCGTTGTACTTGAAGTACAAAACGGCAAGTGGATACATGCAGAAGGTACAAGCTTGTCAACTCCTCTATGGGCTGCGATGTGGGCACTGGGAGATAAGGTTCATGAGATGAAAACGGGAGAGGCCCTGTCGCCTAATGCGAATGAAGTACTATATAGACTCCACACCCAAAACCCATCGGCGTTTTTAAAAATGTCTGGCCAGCGTCACCAAGGATTGGGTATGCCTTCTCCATCTTTTGTAAAAGACATTGGTTCCTTCAAAAATAACGTCATAAAATCGTACTCAGACGGATACCCGACATGGCTCTTAGATACTCTTCGAGGAATCCTTCTGGCCCTGTTATGCACAAGTGGCGCTCTGTTCTGGAGAGCAATAAAACACAAAAGGTATAAGGGGCTCTCATGGGTTTTAGCATATTTGACGGTAGCCCTTGTGATAGGACTATACGACGCTAGCTTCGATCCTGAATGGTTTTATGTTCCTATAAAGGCAGGTAATCTTCCCCTTCGCTTGCTTAGTCTGTTTGAACTGTTATTCGCTGCTTTTGGTTTTCTCTTACTTATGCGTACATATATGATTCGTACAAGTCATCAGTTGACGCGAAAGTTGCGGAAACGAGTTCGAAATAGACGTTCCCAAAAGGAGCGTCATACACCAATCAATAAATCAGGAAGTAGTTGAGGTAAAAGGCCCTTTTACAATTGAGAAACACTGTTTGAAATCAAGCGAGCAGCTTTATTTGTCACACCGACAAACTTATCTTTCTCACGGTGTCCTGATGAATTACACTCTATCGCGACGTCGGTGGAGATAGTGATTCACGTCAAGATAGGGTTGTTTTCTTTATTCATAAACAGCGTCGTACATAAGCCTTAGACTTATTTTTGACACATGACCACTAGCATGAATTTCTTATGTTTTGTCATACACCTCTCCATTTATACGGGAGAGGTTTTTTGATTGGGTCAGAAAGCAGGTAGAAATCTCGGTGATCGGATGTGTCAATAGCAACTCAACCATTATTCAAGGAGGCACGACGGGTGAAGGGGCAGAGAATTGGATATGTACGTGTAAGCACGGTGGAACAGCATCCAGACCGACAACTGGACGGTGTATCCCTGGACCGGGTCTTTACGGATAAAGTGTCCGGTAAGACCACTCATAGACCCCAACTCCAGGCATTGTTGGAGTTCGTGCGAGAAGGGGATCTTGTCGTCGTTCATAGCATGGACCGCTTGGCCCGAAACTTGGATGACTTGCGCAGTATTGTACGCCGTCTAACGGAACGCGGCATACAGGTGGAGTTTATCAAGGAGAATCTCACTTTTTCCGGCAAGGATTCTCCCATGGCCACTTTGTTGCTGTCAGTTATGGGAGCCTTTGCCGAATTTGAACGTGCCCTGATTCGAGAACGTCAACGTGAAGGGATTGAACTCGCGAAACAACGCGGCGTATACCATGGTCGCAAGAAGTCGCTAACTGATGATCAAGTCATAGAATTGCGCAGACGAGCGCGGTCAGGAGAGAGAAAATCTGAACTGGCTCGTGCGTTTGGGGTCAGCCGGGGAACGGTTTATGAATACTTGAAGGAGCAACCTGTCGATAGCACATAATAACCGAACCCCAGATTCCTCTGTGCTATTGGTCTACCCCAGCAATCTTGTCATGCACCCCCTTATCCATTGAGGGGGTGCTTTTCATGTGGACATTACAAGTCGTTGGCAGTGTTGTTGTCTTGGGAGCTGTCACCCGGTATGTGATTGGACGGCCCTGGACGAAGGGAGGGCAGCGTCATGAAGCTACGTAAAGTCGTGCGCGTCATGATGTTTATACTTGTTATTCTAGGGGCCATCGGGGGTGTAGGAACGCTCATTCCCCATCATACAGCGGCTGTAAAGAAAGTGTCGAAGTCTGTCCATTACGCCGGAGAGCGGGCGTTTGCAGCAGCCTTTGCGAAAGCGTACCTGACGTTTCAGCCTTCGGATTCATCGAGTACAAGGGAACAGGAAATGTCCTCCTTTGCCGGAAATACCAGCTGGTTAGGGACGGATCCGGCTGTGAGCTCTCCAGGGAAGAAAGCGCAAACGGTGGGTCAGGTGCTGGCGGGCCGGGTTTCAAAACTGGATACGTCCCATGTCACGGTGAATGTGCTGGTGTATCTGCGGACGCCAAAGGCGCGCTGGGTGAAGTTGGTGGTCCCAGTTGGCATCTCTGGCTCACACTATGACGTCTATGCGCCGCCTACACTCACAAACGCCTTTACAGGGGTCGCCAGTGTGCAGGACAAAACTTGGTCGGGAAATGCGGCACCGGCAGCAGTGGTCACGAAAGTGCAAAACGTGCTCCAAGGTTTTCTTCCTCTGTACTTTCAATCCAGGGGGGTTACACCGCTGCAGCCGTATTTAAACTCGGCTGCCCATGTGCAACCGGGAGATGGACTAGTGAAGTTTGTGAAGATCGATACCCTGAACGTCTATGGTGCGAAGACCGGGCCTTGGATTGCCGTGACAGACGTCCAGGTCAGCGATCCGGTGACAAAGATGCACTATGAAGAAGAGTTCGCTATTGGGCTGGAAAGCCAGGCCGGGCACGATGTCATTACGGGGATTGTCGTGAATTGAATCATCAAACCACAGATTTGTCATGCAACTCCTCTTCTGCAGAGGGGTTCTTTGGAGGTGAGGGTGCTGAATTTCAAGACCCATGAAATGGTGGGCGCTTTGTCTATGGAGATGGTCCTGGTAGAGACCCACGCCGGATTGCATTGGTGGACCCCCGTCCTGGTGGTGGCAGCGGGCCTTGCGGCTCCGGTACCGGACATTGACCAGCCAGAGAGCTGGATTGCCCACAAGATTCCCCTTGGCCAGGTTGTCGGTCGGTTTGTTAGGCACAGAACGGTCACCCACAGTTTGTTATTCCTGGCACTCTTGTGGGTGGTTTTGCTGAGAGTAGTGCAGATTCCGTTGCCACTGGGGCTTTCCTGGAGAAGTGTGGCCTTTGCCTTGTGGATTGGGTATGCTTCTCATCCCCTGGCAGATTTATTGAATCCACAGGGCGTGCAGCTGCTTTGGCCGCTTCCATGGTGGGTGAAGGTGTTACCAGAGCCCATTGCCATTCCTGTGGAGTCCGGACGAGAGTCACTCTTGCACGCCATCTTGACGTTGCTGGTAGTCCTCATCGCCGCTGCCTTTGCGGTTGCCCACTTACCTGGCCACGTCCCCTTTGTCACGTCGTTCTCGCATCACATTCTCAGCATCATCACTTTCTAGGTCTATGTACAGGGAGAGAGGAGAAATGAAACATGTTCCAATTTGGAAGAAAACTCAGAAAAGGATTCATCGGTCTCATGGCAGGGCTTATATCGAGCGTGGCCAGTGTGGTGACGGCTTTGGCCAATTCAAACCCCCTCAGTGGCATTTCCAAGCCTTCCGTCTCCAGTTCCAGCGGTCCGGGTGCAGGCATGTATCAATACCTGATGCCGCAGATTGTGCCTATTTTTTTACTGGCACTGGGGGCGATGGCGGTTTGGTACTTCGTCCGTCACCAACATACCAAGCTGGTGACCTTGGTGATTACCGCGACCATCGTGCTGGTAATTCTCACAGAACCCACGGCTCTCGGAACGTTTGTGTCCTGGGTAGGCGGTCTATTCAAGCAACTGTAAGGAGAGGGCAAACGGCATGAACAGAACCTATCGGAAGTTGTTTCATCAACGCCCGACCTTGACCAGCCTGGGGGACTTCAAGTTCCCCGCAGGCATCAGTGTCCCCTTGGATGGGCTGTTGGCGTTTGTCATTTGCCTCTTGCCTGCTGCGATTGTAGCACCGGTTTTGCACTGGACGCTGGGGATCAACCGTCTCATCGCCACCCCCATGCTGGCGTTTGCCGGAGCGTGGCTGGCAACACGGATGGACATGCAGGGGAAACCCTTTCCGGTGTGGTTGATGAATCTTGCTGCCTATTTCTTTCGTGCCCATCACAGCAACGGCTGGGACCCCATCAAGGCAGCAGGGCGCATTCCTGGGAGCCTCCAAGTCGATGTGGGCTGGTTGTTGTCCAAGGGCAACCAGGTACAGTCTGGTGCGCTGCCGGTAGAAGTGCGTTCCATTCAAGGCGATCCCGTTGAGCTCCAGACCCACGTGCCGGTGGATGTGAGAAGGCTGGAGAGACGCAGATATATCATCCAGCGTGCTGTTTCTTCTGCCACACCCCGTCATACCAAGAAAGCGACCACAGGGTTGCAGCCTGGGCAGTTGTCCTTGACGGGCACGGAGGTCAAGTGGCAGACGCTCACATCGGTACCCACATTCCAACCCGGGCAGAAGGCGTCGAAGGACGTACGGGATCATCAAATTCGGTTTTAGGGGGGATGAAGGTGGCGCACAAACTGTTTCCTGCAATGTATTGGGAAGACAATCGCATTTTTGATGTGGAGGGACAAGCCTGGGGGGTATACAAGTTGCCCCAGTTCCCCTATGAGTTTCGGGCAGAAACGGAACGGTTGGCCGTGTCCGACCGCTTTGAACGGTTTTTGCACAACTACACGGGGAAGGGCATGCTGCTCAGCTTGAGCAAGCAGTTGTCTCGACAGCAATTGGAGCAGCAGATGCGGGCGAGATCGTCGCATAAGTATTGGCAGGAGCATGTAGATGCGGCGATGACAGAGTTGAAGTATCGCCTGGCCTATGAGCGCAGAGTCTACTTGATTCTGCCACTGCGAACGTCTACCGCTAATCTGCGGCTGGACCAATTGTTGACCGACAGCAACGCGTGGAAAGAGACGCTGAAAAAAGCGGGACGGCAGGTTATGAATGGCATCATGGACATCGGCCAAAGTGCGCTGGACGCTTTCTTGCGGCAAGGGACGCAAAAGGAACTGTCGGATGACTTGCTGCAGTCTGCGTACAGTGTGGACCGTCAATTGATGGCCAAACTGAACGGGGCCATGAACGGCAAGGTGGAGCGGGCCACACCGGCAGAGCTGGAGTGGTTACATCGCAAACCGTACTTTCGAGGAATTGAGGAGCCGCAAAGTGTTCTCCCGGAACAGCTGCCCGTCTTGTTGTCTACGAAGCAGAACACAACGGTGATTCGACCGTTGCGCACTTCCATGCTGCAAATTGCCGAAGCAGATGTGGTAGAGGACCTGTTTCGGGTTCGGGTCCAACACCCGAATCAACAGACCAGCTACCAGTCTGTCATGGCCCTGTCCAACTTCGCGGAGGGCATCGAGGACCTGGGGAACGAATGGTTGTATGAACCGCTGGAGGAACTGGATTTTCCGGTAGATGCGTGTATCCATTTTGAAGTGATTCCAGGACACGTTGCCAGAGCCAAGGTTCATCGCAAGAAAGGGGCTGCGGAAGACCAGTGGGACGAGCTGGCCAAAGATGGAGACGTGGAATTGGACGTGGAGGATGGATTGGCCGATGCACCCATATTGGCAGCCAAGCTGAAGGAAGGGATGCCCCTGGTCGAATTTCAGTCTTTCATGGCCATTGGGGCAGACGATGAACAGAAGCTCCTGGAACGGGAGGAGAAACTCATTAACCAGATGGATGGGTATGCCCGCCTGGTCCATCCACCAGGAGATGCGAGAGCGTTGTGGCAGGCATTCTTTCCATGCTTCACGGGAGGGGTTCATTCGACCTGGAAGGTGCCCGCTGAACCTCGGGTGGTGGCATGTGGAGCCCCGCTTGGGACCAGTACCCTGGGAGACCCTTCTGGATTTCTCTTTGGTCACCTGATTCGTAGCGGGAAACCTGTGTTTATGGATCCGGAACGACCCATGCGCGTGCTGAATCACTCCGGTTCCATGGCCTTGATTGGGGTGACCGGATCCGGGAAGTCCATGACCATGAAGAATATTACGGATAAGCTGCTGGCATTAGGCGGCATGGGATATGCGCTTGATCCCAAGAAAGATGAGTACTTTAGTCTCTATCAGAGATGGGCCTCTGATGCCTACTGGTTGCGCTATGGCCGGGAGGCAGGGGCCGCGTTTACGCCCTTTCACCTGGCCGCTGACGCTGGAGATGCAAGGGCCATTGCCCAAGGCTGGTTGGGCATTTTACTCAATATCTCCGGATCCCGAGAGGACCGGTACGCGGCTATTGTCGTCAACGCTGCGCTGAATAAGTTGTATCAGATGGAGTCTTGGGATATGGAATTTTTTCTGGCTTGTGTCGCACAAGTTGGGGCAGAAGGGGAAAACGAGGAAGAGCGGCAGACGGCCGCCTTGATTCGTCGCACGCTGGACCAATTTCGTCATGACCCGGTAGCGCAGTGTGTCTTTGGCCAGGATGAGGCGAATCAGACGCTGGCGGATGCCAAACTGGTGGTGCAAAGTTTGCGGAATCTGGAGTTTCCGGACCGGAGCATGCCGGATCCAGACAAGTGGCGGGAGCCGCAGCGTTTCGCTGTTTCGATGTTGTATCTGTCGACACAGATTGGCCTGCGCAAACTCATGGAAGCGGACCCTGCGATCCCAAAGTTCTTCCTCATCGACGAGGCGTGGATTTTGCGGTCCATCCCCGAAGGTCGGGAACTCATCAATCGCATTCTGTTGCTGGGGCGGGCCTTGAACCTGATTCTCGTTCTGGGCATTCAGAACCCGGATGTGCTGCTGCCAAAGGATGAAAACGACGACTTGACCGCCAATCTCGGCTGGCTCATGTTTTTTACGCTGGAATCCAATGTCCAGGTCCGTCACGCAGTCCAGATTTTGAATCTCCCGGATGATGAGGATTGGCAAAAAGTATTTTCCGAGTTTGGGAACGGGCATGGATTGGTGAGGGACCCTGAAGGGCACGTCGGGGAGCTGCAAGTGGATTTACTTCCAGAAACCCTGAAAGAGGCGTTTTCTACCACGCCAGGTGGTACAGAGACAGAGGGCAAGAAGAGACAACGAAAGGTGCGTCTACAACGAGCATGAGGAGGGGATGGGAGATGCACAAGCGTGGGCGATTCCTCCTCTCCGGCATCCTGACGTCAGTCCTCACCTGGGTTGTTGTCGGGCCTCCTGTCTTTGCTGCCACAGCCGGGATGGCGAGTCCTGTCGGGTGGAAAAAGTACCCCTTTGGCAACTACGTCTGGGACTATTTCATCAAGAGCGGGATTCACTTTAATCCGCTCCATGGTACGGTTCCTACAACAATGAATCAGATTGCCAATCTGTTGGAACAAATGAAGGTCCACATCATGTACCTGATGCTGGCGTTTCTGGATTTTGCGATTCACCCGAAACAGATTACAGGGCCGATTGTGCAGGAACTGTCGCATGTGTTGGCCGCTGGATATACAGCCTTTTATACGCGATTGTTGCCAGGGGCGTTTGCCATTATGGCGATCTTCTTGTTGTATCGGTTCGCGCGCAGTCACCATGCTTCGATTTTGCAGATTCTCCTGATGTTTGTCCTCGTTTCCGGGTTCGCCGTGGCGTTCTATACCCATTTCAGCGGCCTCATTGATGGCGTGACGAACTTCGATGATGCAGCGTCCTCGTATTTTCTGAACGTAGCCTCTGAACTGGGACAAAAGGCACAAGGCAGTCCGCATGTCACACCGAATGTGGATCCGGCGCTCTCAGTGGTCTGGGACGATTATGTACTGCTGCCTTGGGAAGCAGGGGAGTTTGGGACGTCTTCTTTGAATTTGAACCAGTTCCAGGTGAGCCAGCAAGAAGTGGGGCAAACCTATCAAGGGAATGGTGGGAAGACAAAGCACATCCAGCCCGGCCAAAACTGGGTCTCGCTAATGCTCTCGACAAACGGTGGGGGACAGGGGAGAACCGAACTCGCCAAAGTGTTGTACAGTTCTAATATTCCAAGAGGTCACTTCTATCAATATGCCTCAGAGGACAGTCCCCAGAGCAGTCCCAT
Proteins encoded in this window:
- a CDS encoding gamma-glutamylcyclotransferase, coding for MWVFVYGTLRSGESNHHVIQEDIVELEPGKVAGVLHDAGHFPYLVTSDSGCGYVTGDWVRIENDTALVKLDSLEGFKEAGYEFNHYDRVVLKDVESGRTGWGYIAGPRIRTAIYPAISSGDWKLLARKFENMNQICWR
- a CDS encoding recombinase family protein — its product is MKGQRIGYVRVSTVEQHPDRQLDGVSLDRVFTDKVSGKTTHRPQLQALLEFVREGDLVVVHSMDRLARNLDDLRSIVRRLTERGIQVEFIKENLTFSGKDSPMATLLLSVMGAFAEFERALIRERQREGIELAKQRGVYHGRKKSLTDDQVIELRRRARSGERKSELARAFGVSRGTVYEYLKEQPVDST
- a CDS encoding conjugal transfer protein, translated to MKLRKVVRVMMFILVILGAIGGVGTLIPHHTAAVKKVSKSVHYAGERAFAAAFAKAYLTFQPSDSSSTREQEMSSFAGNTSWLGTDPAVSSPGKKAQTVGQVLAGRVSKLDTSHVTVNVLVYLRTPKARWVKLVVPVGISGSHYDVYAPPTLTNAFTGVASVQDKTWSGNAAPAAVVTKVQNVLQGFLPLYFQSRGVTPLQPYLNSAAHVQPGDGLVKFVKIDTLNVYGAKTGPWIAVTDVQVSDPVTKMHYEEEFAIGLESQAGHDVITGIVVN
- a CDS encoding metal-dependent hydrolase; translated protein: MLNFKTHEMVGALSMEMVLVETHAGLHWWTPVLVVAAGLAAPVPDIDQPESWIAHKIPLGQVVGRFVRHRTVTHSLLFLALLWVVLLRVVQIPLPLGLSWRSVAFALWIGYASHPLADLLNPQGVQLLWPLPWWVKVLPEPIAIPVESGRESLLHAILTLLVVLIAAAFAVAHLPGHVPFVTSFSHHILSIITF
- a CDS encoding TcpE family conjugal transfer membrane protein, producing MNRTYRKLFHQRPTLTSLGDFKFPAGISVPLDGLLAFVICLLPAAIVAPVLHWTLGINRLIATPMLAFAGAWLATRMDMQGKPFPVWLMNLAAYFFRAHHSNGWDPIKAAGRIPGSLQVDVGWLLSKGNQVQSGALPVEVRSIQGDPVELQTHVPVDVRRLERRRYIIQRAVSSATPRHTKKATTGLQPGQLSLTGTEVKWQTLTSVPTFQPGQKASKDVRDHQIRF
- a CDS encoding ATP-binding protein, with translation MAHKLFPAMYWEDNRIFDVEGQAWGVYKLPQFPYEFRAETERLAVSDRFERFLHNYTGKGMLLSLSKQLSRQQLEQQMRARSSHKYWQEHVDAAMTELKYRLAYERRVYLILPLRTSTANLRLDQLLTDSNAWKETLKKAGRQVMNGIMDIGQSALDAFLRQGTQKELSDDLLQSAYSVDRQLMAKLNGAMNGKVERATPAELEWLHRKPYFRGIEEPQSVLPEQLPVLLSTKQNTTVIRPLRTSMLQIAEADVVEDLFRVRVQHPNQQTSYQSVMALSNFAEGIEDLGNEWLYEPLEELDFPVDACIHFEVIPGHVARAKVHRKKGAAEDQWDELAKDGDVELDVEDGLADAPILAAKLKEGMPLVEFQSFMAIGADDEQKLLEREEKLINQMDGYARLVHPPGDARALWQAFFPCFTGGVHSTWKVPAEPRVVACGAPLGTSTLGDPSGFLFGHLIRSGKPVFMDPERPMRVLNHSGSMALIGVTGSGKSMTMKNITDKLLALGGMGYALDPKKDEYFSLYQRWASDAYWLRYGREAGAAFTPFHLAADAGDARAIAQGWLGILLNISGSREDRYAAIVVNAALNKLYQMESWDMEFFLACVAQVGAEGENEEERQTAALIRRTLDQFRHDPVAQCVFGQDEANQTLADAKLVVQSLRNLEFPDRSMPDPDKWREPQRFAVSMLYLSTQIGLRKLMEADPAIPKFFLIDEAWILRSIPEGRELINRILLLGRALNLILVLGIQNPDVLLPKDENDDLTANLGWLMFFTLESNVQVRHAVQILNLPDDEDWQKVFSEFGNGHGLVRDPEGHVGELQVDLLPETLKEAFSTTPGGTETEGKKRQRKVRLQRA